Genomic DNA from Melopsittacus undulatus isolate bMelUnd1 chromosome 2, bMelUnd1.mat.Z, whole genome shotgun sequence:
GTTTGTTTGAAGAGAACTGAGGTTATGTATCAAACACAGGAGTATAGATAGTCCCTTCTATCAGAGGGATTTGATTTCCAGTCACTTTTAAGTTTCATTGTCTTGGAGGTGTTTTGAACAAGTGACACACAGATGAAAATACAGTCTTCAGAATGGCTTCTGACAGGTTTACCATGCAAGTATGGGGTCAGCACAAGATCAAGATCTACATCCACTTTCTTGGACTACACAGATAACGACTGTAGCCACACACTTTTGAGGTAGCCTCATTCAAAAATCAACACCATCACTACATTATGAGTATGGTTAACCCCATCCAAGATGCCTAAAATGATTGCTCACACCCCAAAAGTGACTTTGTCTCTCAAACACCTAAAAATAGAGCATAGATGACTATTCCAGATGGAGACAGCCCTTGCTGCCTATTGGCAGTGAAGACTTTAAAAGACATGCTAGCCTGACGCACTAAATTAAATGTAACATCAGATATGTGCCTGAGCTGCCATCAGTCCCTCTTTGACACTTCAGTCAATTATACTAGTAGTTATTTATGCTTTCCAAGTACCCATCCAGAACACGTAAGTAGCAGCTGGACTTGCACTGCACACACCTCAGTGGGCATATAGTGGGTACACAGTGAGTATACGCATGCTATGAGCTTATCTATCTTCTTCAGTGGAAAGGTAGACAGGACTTTTGGTACCTGTGGCTGTTGTGCAAGCCACACAGTGGGGAAGCTGAATGGTAGACAAAGGAACCTGGTAGAAGTGCATCTTACTTATATAATGATAACCCATTAGTCAGCAAATTATCATCAAGtatatggaatcatagaatagaatcatagaatagttagggttggaaaggaccttaaaatcacctagttccaacccccctgctatgggcagggacacctcacactaaaccatatcacccaaggcttcattcaacctggccttgaacactgccagagatggagcattcactacctccctgggcaacccattccagtacctcaccaccctaacaggaatgaatttcttccttatatccagtctaaacctctgctgttcaagtttcaacccattaccccttgtcctatcactacagtccctaaggaatagtccctcaccagcatccctgtaggcccccttcagatactggaaggctgctatgaggtctccacgcagccttctcttctccaggatgaacagccacaactttctcagcctgtcttcatatgggaggtgctccagtcccctgatcatcctcgtggccctcctctggacttgctccaacagttccatgtcctttttatgttgaggacaccagaactgcacacagtacttcaagtgaggtctcacgagagcagagtagaggggcaagatcacctcctttgacctgctggtcatgcttcttttgatgcagcccagaatacagttggctttccggactgtaagtgcacactgaagctgggtcatgttcattttctcattgactagcATATATTTTTACTGGTATTACAGTAAGTGGAATTAGATACCTCAGTCCCTTAAAGCCTGAATGGGGGAAATTGCCTGCATTGAGAAACAGTTCAATACCTTTGTAACTCTGGCCCTAGGCTCccttaataattttttaaggTAAATAAGGCTTATCCTCTGCCAGTTATGTATCATTACTGGCATGACGTCAATTGTTGTATTGTACACTCCCAGTCACCCCACCCTTCAGTTTGCCTCTTTATGCACCTGCGTGTTAGGATAAACTGGGAAAAGCAGTTTAATTGAGGAAGAAAGTTCACAATTGGGGAAGGAGTTCACAAGTCTGCTCTCTGCCCCCAGACAGAGAGCAGTGACCAGTGTCAAAGCCTACTGGTCATATGGCTTGTCTTTCTGGCTGTAAGGGAAGTGGCAGACCACAGAAGCAACACTTTATAAGAGACTGAGGAAAGGAACTTGTGAAGCAGCCATTCAGCTAAAGCAATTACTTACCCGGCCACCTAGAGCTTACAAGGAAGAACACCTTGAagtgaaagaaaggagaggCGATTTGAAGAGCAATGAAAAGACTTTGGCTGTTTGTTTCCAGTGCAAGTGAGTACTAATTTGGTTGTGTCCTCAAGGGCTGGGTAGAAGGAAACAGCACTATAATGGAGTGCTCTAATGGACTTCatgtgcttctttttctgtttagtaAAAGTTCCTTCATGCTTATGATCAAGCAGTGTTGTTTACTGTCTCTGAGCATCCAGACTCACAGGTATTTTCTAAAGCTGCAAGACAGTCTTaggaacaggaaaagaatgCCACTCTTCATGAGGCTGGAAAGtaccttttaaaaaacagtttcaaTAGTTTTTGTTAAATACGTGAACTTCCTCAGCTGGGAGTGGAAAAGCCCTTGAGTTTTATTATCCCTAAATCTGCATGTACCATACATTTCCATCACCTAAACCctgttatttatatatattctgATACAACTTGCAATCGCTGTATATTATTCATGTCAAGGGGATGCACAACAATCCCTACTAACACATATAAATCAGCTAGCATGCACCTGATCACAAACTTGCCTTTTCTCATCCTGTGTTGCAGAGTCTGCAGACTCAGATCCATTGCTTCTTAACCTGTTTTGTCTTCTCTTACCTATGCTCCTCTACCATCTTCAAAGCTACATGTATAGAAATAGCTTGGGTTTTTTAACCAAAATTCTGAAAACCTCACTACAGAAAGAGCCATGAGAAGAAAATTCACAAAGTTTAACACAGTTAGAAAAAGTGGATGTTCTCCATAAGCAACAAATGTTACTTTGCTCATGATTTGATGATCACAATGTAAACTGTGTAACACCACTGGTGGTCATTCTCCTTTTTAATTATTCTCTCCTTTCGTGCTATCCAAAATACAGATGGGAAacttttcagagcagaaaagtGTATGTTGGGTGAAGCTCTTCTTGCCTGTTTGGGCAGGACTAAAATGATAATAGTTCAGTGTTAAAATACTAGCCTGTGAAAAAATTTTGAAGGTAGATTCCTGCAATTTCTGCACTGCACTGGAGTGGAGAAACAGCACAGGACCTGGCAGTGCAGGCTGAGAAGCCAGAGCTGCCCTGAATTGGCTGCATCAGGGTCTCTGCACAGGCTGACTTCTGCTGATCAGCTTTTGATTGCAGGTGTGTGTGTAACTGGTGCTGTAAACTCCTTGCTCTTCACAGACATTGTGaatcaaacaaaatatttacttttactGCAAATTGCACATTTAAGATGTTTCCTCTCTCCCACTTCAGAACTGAATTTCAGCTAAATACTGAGATTAAGTATTGAGGAATTAAAAGTCAAGGCATTTCCTTGTTAAAACATCACTACGTTTCCTACTTTTCTCACTTGCTCAATCTACCAAGACAAATGAGCAATAATAATTTTGCTTGATCAGAATATCTTTTTTGTTAGTGAACAAAATATCCTTCTCATTGTTTCCAGTTTATTAATTCCCCTTTGCACTAATTACACTTAGAAAAGTATGAGGAGACAGGtcactttaattttcttcttcctttgtaCAAGTATAAATGTTTAAGTTGTGCAGACGGAGATAAAACCTTTCTCAATTTCTTACAATGTTATAAATGTACTAACTGATAATCTAAGGCTCAAATGTAGGTGATGCCATCCTTTTAGTACTACACAGGCTATTCGTCCTCTCTCATCTCCTGAAATTCTTTCAGAATTGGCCCACCCCTTCCTTCAGCCATACTTCAAATAGATTCTGTTTAAtgtcagaaaacaaaccaaaactacCCATACAAATCCCTGCAGAATAAACCCCTATTTTTGGACATGCTGACTATGACCAGCTGCCTGTTGGTGGCTTTGTGAGGAAGTGAAATGTagtgaggagaaaggaggaaattgGTGTAAGCAAATGGCATCCCAGACTGCAACCGTGCAGCTTCCCCAAAGCCAGAAGGAGCCTTTAATGAGGGAGGAATGGGAGCCAGAAAGATGTTGTGGGTGAAAAACAGATCATCAGAAGTCAGTCACTGAGGTGACAGCAACAGATTAATAAGCAGTCTCACTTGTATGGGCTGCATCTGTTCCATGTGGTGTTCAGTTCAGCTGCTCCCTGACTCTGCACTGAAGacatgtttggaaaaaaaacaaaggcgTCATTTATGGTAGGATTTGACTCACCCAGTTGGAAGAAGGAAGAGCACTTGTGAAGGGAAACCTTAGGGCTGGGCCatcttttctctgcctcagGGCAGAGTTAGTAACTGGTAAGTAAACCCCAGGCCTGGTGGAACCAGTTTCTGAGTGACTAAAGGGTCAGGGAATCGTTTTCCCTCCATCTCCTAGTACAACAGTAATGGTTTTCAACTAAATGCAGAAAAGTGTTTCTATCCAGTCCCAACAGGTTAGAAAGCTTTCTAATTCGAAGGCATGATGAGAACATCGACAGTTAGAAAGAGCCCTTGGGCTATGCAAACATGGGTGTTGCACTGGATGCTCCAGAGCAGTGAAAGACCTGGGAGTGGCTGCAATAAAACCATATTAGCAATACTTtgctctgctgttttccttctcataGCTGTCAGCAGCTGTAAACAAATTAATCCCAGAGAGAACAGAAACCGCTACCACCATGGTGCAGAGGAAGAGACTAAAACACATGCATAACTAATGAAATGTGCAAGACCACAGGATAACTCAGTTATGGGACAGGGAATGCAGAAAAACGGGAACTTTGGCTAAAAGCAGATCTTCATGCCAATCATCCCATGTTACCCTTTGTAATTACCTGCGTTACTACCAGTAGTGACAACAAAACCTTTTGGGTCCCTACACTGTTGTTTTCTAATGTACACTACTCTTCACTGCTGCTCTTGATTGCAGCCAAGGATCTGATAATGCCCAACTTGCCAATGGCTTACTCACCTAATGCATGTGGCTGTGGTGTTTTCCtgacgaaaaaaaaaaaaaaagtattcacaATCAGTTTGCAGCTCAAGGTGTAATCCAGACATCTTCTGCTCTCACCCTTACACATTACATTTCCTCATGGATCTTATCTGGAGAGAGGTGTGGCAGAATGAGGATGCAAAGCTTGCTAGATGGCAACTTTCCATTCTACTCCTCTCTGGGGAACACTTGACTCAGCCTGGTTCTCTCAGAAGCATGCTTCCCCACCACATAAAGCATGGCCCTCTTGGGGAGAACATACAACTCTGCCCTCCTCCACTTTCTGCCTTACTGGACCATGTTTGTCTTTACCACGGGCATGCCTCTGAGCAGCGCTCTTTTCTTTGTCCCTGCACTCCCTTTACCTagtttcaaactttttttttttcaaatgattCAGTTTTGTgtcaaaaactgaaaaaaaccaaaacaaaacacaacaactAACCAACCATACATAACAAAAATTGCAGGGAGAAAGCAGGTGGTTTTACACATAGGTTCCCACAGGCATGAACATCATCTAGAGCAGGGGCAGAGGTAAACCTCCAGCTGAATTCTGAGAATACCTAAGGCCTGCCACTAGTTAATGTTTAGGTATTAAGCATCAAGTCAAACAGAATACAGCATACAAGAAACAcctgccctgcctgtgccctgcaTACTTCACCAGGGCACAGATGGATTTCTCTGTTATTCAAGTCTCAGCTgttcctgtgctctgcagctctggagaAAGGTGACTACTCCtctacacatttaaaaaaactaaTAGctattcttctgtttctttcaagtTCTCATTACTTTTCtaggtttttctcttttcagggCATTACATGAATAGGACTTGTTCCCTTAGCACAAAACATCACTTGTCTATGGACTTGGATTGAGGCAAGTTCTTTGACAGTTTTCCTGATCGCTGAAATTCAACAATACAAATTTGCTAGTTTAGCCTGAATCCTTAAGACTGCTTGATGCACTTGTATTACCTGTATCTCTGTACATTTAGAACTGTCAAAGGATATCAGACACACTGAAAGAGgactcaggaaaaaaacctcaaaccaaacaaaacatcaCCTCAAAACAAACAGCCAACATCACCTCTTGCTCAGTGGGGAATGTCATAGATGACAGAGGGTATGCAGTCTTACTGTGGCatgtaacaaaaacaaagaaacaaaagtggAATCCAGACATCATCAATTTTGCTGAGTGCAGCATTTATTCTCTTCCCAGTTCTGGTGACTGCACATGCCCTCACTGTGGAAGCACCTGCCAAGGAAACAAAAGTGGCACGAGGGAACAATGTTACTCTCCACTGCCAGTTTAAAACCGAGGCTTTGATTGACTCAGGAGACATTGTCGTCTGGAGAAAACTCAATAGTGTGGTAAACTATAACAGTATGGTAAACAATAATGTGGTAAACTGCATAAACAAACATGATAGGGCACAGAGGAGGGGTGGCTGGGAGAGGAAATGGAAGCAGGACTCAGGGTGGGCATGtgctttgggaaaagaaaaaaaagattcctTCAAGACTCTCAATCTCACAACTACACAAACAGAAACTGATTCTAGAGGCAATATATCCATCCATGGGCTAATCCATCGAGTTAGGTAGTAGACTCACACAGAAGAAACTAAGACTACTaatttcctctccttctctctcaaGGATGATGCTGTCACTAGGTATTTTGATGGACTTGTCCAGTATGGCAAGGGCTACGAAAAGCGCATACAGTTCAGTGGTGATGTTAACACAGGGGACGTGAGTATCACCATCAACGCAGTGACCATGGCAGACAATGGCACATACCTGTGCAGCGTGCGGCTGAGGAATGACCCCCCCCGGCAATTCACAACCTTGTCTCTTTTCGTACTTGGTAAGCATGATAGAGGCAACACCACATCTGTTAGATAGAACTGTCCTTCACTTTCCCAGGACATCCTCATTCACAATTCTTTGGTCTTTTCCCACTACTATGGAAGTAGATTGGAAGGCTTGGAGCATCCAAATCCCTTAGATGCCTGACTGCAGAAAATAAGCTTTAGAGTTGTACGGTTCACTTTTCTAGCAACCGTTGTCTCATTACAGGGTATTTCTAATTCCCCCTATGGCTTGTCACACTCAGGTTATCAAAGGATAGGTTACCCAACACTATTGGACATATCCCAAATAGCATCTTACAGTTCTTTCTTGGATGATTACTGTAAAGAAGGGAGAAACAAATTAGGTACATGTTCACTCCAGTTCCTTTGAAAAGAAGGTGACAGGTGCAATACCAACCTCTGTTTAGCAAGAATAAAACACACAAGTACAGGAGATGggttgaaacaaaaaaaaaatacttctgattaataaaattaattatttttttctttcttaagttGCACCATCCAAGCCAGAATGCAAGGTTTTGGGGACAGCAGAATATGGACAGACAATCAATCTGACCTGCAATTCTCATGAGGGCTCCCCAAAGCCCAGATATACCTGGCAAAGCTTCAATGTACAAAATGAGCCCCGTGCACTACAAACAACAGAAGGTATGAGAAGTTGAAACACATCACCTGTCAGAGCTATTTGTAGATCAGGGCTGGAAAgattttgaaatgcaaatacaaaaacacacaaggattttttttaggAAGTTCCCTGACCGGGATTTTGAAAAGTTGTCCTTTTGATGTAAGACACATTCACAAGTCACTTAGCAAGGAGAAAGGACTGTCACCTGAAGTAACGATGGTCAGTAAGGTTTTCACTTCAGCTCTCATCTGGTGAGAAAGCTGGCTCACTCTGGAAGCAGCCAGAAATAATTCCTTCTCAATTGCTGTGTGTAAGGGCATAACATGAGGAATAACACTGAGGTTTTTAACTGATGTGTCTTTGTATCTCAGCTTGCTTGACAATGACCAGGTTGCTTTCTGAGATGAAGGCAAACAAAAGTTGGCTCTTGAAGCAAAAGTAGCTTTCAGAGATGACTTCTCACATAGAGGAAAGTGGTATGAGAATCAGTTATACCATTCCTGCTCTGAGCATGAGAGAGGCTTCTGGCTTAGGACTGTCACAAAGGcccaaatatttaatttgctttcattttaaatcagaacctgggaataaaaaaaaaaagaaaagaaaaaaaacccaaaactcacTCTCCATGACAGGACATTTGGTAGAACTATTCACACAGAAATAAGGGTTTAATTCTCTTTGAAGTGTAGTAGTGATAGAGGACTAAGATTTGTTCCTTTAAACAACTTTGTTTCTTCCTGGTATGTTCAGCACCAGAACGACTAAGTATTTGAACCTACCCTTCCTGGTATAACTTACTGTAACATCACTATGTAAACTAAACATACTCATAGTCAACTGTCTGTTCAACACAATAACCGACTCTTGCATAAATTATGCAAGAGACCAAATACCACCAGGGACACAAGCCTCATTCATTTGACTGACAACTAAGCGGTGCCAATGCATCACGCACAGCCCTGGACACACCAGGATTTGTCGTTTGTAGTAGGAGCTGCCTTCCTGCTTCTGTTGACATCCTCCTGTTCTTTCCTGGGACAGGGGTCTCTTCCATTTCCACCTCATTTTGCTTACCAGAGCACTGATGTCCAAGTAGCATGCCAAGTGTCCCCTTCTGCCCCAAGCTGGCTGGACACCCTGCTGTCACTACAAGTGACTGCTTTCTGTGCTAAACAAGTCCCAGTGCTCCAGAGTGCACACAAGGCCCTGAGGAACCACTCCAAAGCTGGTAGTATCCGACCCATATTTTTCCCAGTTTGACTCACCAGTCAATTCTTTTGATTTAATATGGGAAAATTTACAGTCCAGTTacaggctgctgctctggaagCTGTAAACCGCATACTacacccacaaaacaaaaaggcaagCAAGCACAGACCATATAACCGTATTTAGAGACTAAAATAACTAACTCATCATGCAGTCTGTTACTTCTTGCTTTGTATGCTCTTTAAGTATCTGGTGCTAGGCACCATCAGTGACTACAGAGAATCCCAGTCCCACAAGGTGGCTGGAAAAAAGTGAGattacagggaaaacaaaataggaaaGTCACCAAAAAGTATTC
This window encodes:
- the GPA33 gene encoding cell surface A33 antigen isoform X2 → MKRLWLFVSSAILVTAHALTVEAPAKETKVARGNNVTLHCQFKTEALIDSGDIVVWRKLNSVDDAVTRYFDGLVQYGKGYEKRIQFSGDVNTGDVSITINAVTMADNGTYLCSVRLRNDPPRQFTTLSLFVLVAPSKPECKVLGTAEYGQTINLTCNSHEGSPKPRYTWQSFNVQNEPRALQTTEGEQITLKNISADTSGFYICTSTNIVGKEFCNMTVSVMPPSMNIALYAGIIGGAVAAITVISILVYCCCRQTEKGKDYEMTEQEDKSEHSREAPARHLRAEDVEDE
- the GPA33 gene encoding cell surface A33 antigen isoform X1, which produces MIQTFLQEAEHSGVIKRFLVTAHALTVEAPAKETKVARGNNVTLHCQFKTEALIDSGDIVVWRKLNSVDDAVTRYFDGLVQYGKGYEKRIQFSGDVNTGDVSITINAVTMADNGTYLCSVRLRNDPPRQFTTLSLFVLVAPSKPECKVLGTAEYGQTINLTCNSHEGSPKPRYTWQSFNVQNEPRALQTTEGEQITLKNISADTSGFYICTSTNIVGKEFCNMTVSVMPPSMNIALYAGIIGGAVAAITVISILVYCCCRQTEKGKDYEMTEQEDKSEHSREAPARHLRAEDVEDE